Proteins found in one Crassostrea angulata isolate pt1a10 chromosome 3, ASM2561291v2, whole genome shotgun sequence genomic segment:
- the LOC128177841 gene encoding uncharacterized protein LOC128177841 isoform X2, whose protein sequence is MTRCPHLSPNNPLIAHSVLRVSDYLSHHPQLETRKLWMAKQKTCVMNEEISYYVNVPHEDPDWNRHVFEHDLNENIMATNPGPWDSGQLPNGNCHGGAPQGWTGGGSQGEPPSSFTTMPYPHQIGGIGTITNGRMEQQLSNPPNIYHPAYQQYPNSSNQTPPIQGNQFTNVLSTQTSNIDVGKNSSVYTNPSSLRTGTVHPTSTKNHSHLLRILADSQPNNCPQDMRIFQVPQQNRRQSSHGRNSQERVVTSGVSLGHTDWSQNYTVPPSSQNIYFSQQGYPEVGNHTPAQSQGSNFVRGNMVSHGIRQCQVPNQPRMPYPSCNSSQRRPPRQYRRNMSSQQQTQSAITPQGQPRFRPIENMQNMVNSVPFSSMPKHLRSMTWQFFQEKSSAIVKNIPSGAKFGYYVHCWQLYDHYLKSFAVIHPSGCPASFQDFAETYLNRLEEVGTFKNYPSPSTSASPAKDEEPSDKSILGQWYRLPDEKQEQVTTLRLVSQTESTTSNVVTDSVSQTNDNTVTPKHCEPSIHGTSPTDTAVNLRDTDIAISPANAAVNLADTYSDISPASNSPNSGVNLAKTYTAISPPESPVNLANHVDIGSQAEYLTTNTNKDLASIKVEANESWENDQNQSPERESEDSVGLNSDESDEAVTGKKGNKKLTVKLPFHPPLHAKQKKKSASVDQKLKLSDKSLKTLSDVLHKVLMENKNIAESNSMAASILEIEPTGKPSEMEPESSQDNASQTVNKERPCSKQSTKTPESERIVDLVGGPENGVGNELEQSHNKNAETNEETINVNKRKRFPTEVDSERKADQPSKKLRKESDKEVIDLPQQSDYPVIFKQPSAACQAVEDQNVSIRTPIESSMDGSESSPNSESIINSGKMTDKRSEEQQTCDMNSGTENPSPKASSVYLETRSLFPIRFHGEKVLCINCENGQYLLMKEILNKNFMSLAENYSGKSKKSVRSKYFTTVFLAKERDLKILYKELPEILKPKVREYMNRSENPFKVGQGKHVGIIHISDAHRLYQYFFGLKNCGDKCIQTLQSNEENISSQENLDKSSSEGETFENLAENVYSDLAKPKSSVSMGYESDATIPYMEESDVTSSYDDVDDVIILDNFSSTDTADEFSACEEIKTEQIDAVENCQDNVVSESNQEVVQVEKLKENVQSDKVEDMNKARAYGVNSDDFIPQKTNMGKVDSDAETGKDIEDDEAETSMDIVDDEAAPQINLVDDEAVDRIEISDDDAETGKDSVDDEAGLEANECQMPLKGGIAPLFGEHFRFLVIDGIKFYPLADLCKTFDVQDLIECMQLKKDNKYKALKCDWMDASFLNRLEPSFPEMIENSTLLEEKILFDVAQKKGIDVIYNLSEDVHKQEECSQPVDMCTPLGSKLDDENMLVTSEIIPSSPIKEKKDMQDQSNSMEENLIGKIPIIDGRETERFFVDEEENERDSAECQVLEEPHTPAHHTPTSMENTDVHPPDPVSSNILTPVSSEKRQIQRNLSQDFTAVEVQQKKEDSSLPDLDGFSVFLNSLETNNNNQNASDAMVEPRLLQEVKATLSSLPLTADSEQIDQTLQRFFKSCQETCAGSHEIVTKAFVSVLKQNLILQNELNALRSSISELKGDKEKLDAATQRCRDITKQMEDIEEVLLMEGK, encoded by the exons ATGACAAGGTGCCCCCATCTCTCTCCCAATAACCCTCTAATTGCTCATTCTGTGCTGAGAGTGTCAGATTACCTTTCCCACCATCCACAGCTTGAAACCAGAAAGTTGTGGATGGCAAAGCAGAAAACTTGTGTTATG AATGAAGAAATAAGCTATTACGTGAACGTTCCCCATGAAGATCCTGATTGGAACCGACATGTTTTTGAACACGACCTAAATGAAAATATCATGGCCACCAACCCAGGACCCTGGGACAGTGGTCAACTGCCAAATGGAAACTGCCACGGGGGTGCCCCTCAGGGCTGGACCGGTGGGGGTTCTCAGGGAGAGCCACCAAGTTCATTCACCACAATGCCCTACCCCCACCAGATAGGGGGCATTG GTACAATAACCAATGGACGTATGGAACAACAGCTGTCAAATCCTCCCAACATTTACCATCCTGCCTATCAGCAATACCCAAACTCCTCAAACCAAACACCACCAATCCAGGGGAACCAGTTTACAAACGTGCTATCAACACAAACATCCAATATTGACGTCGGTAAAAACTCATCCGTTTATACGAATCCTTCTTCCCTTCGAACAGGAACTGTACATCCAACATCAACCAAAAATCATTCCCATCTTCTGAGGATTCTAGCTGATTCTCAGCCCAATAACTGCCCACAAGATATGAGAATTTTTCAAGTGCCGCAACAAAATCGTAGACAAAGTAGCCATGGAAGGAATTCTCAAGAACGAGTTGTAACGTCCGGTGTTTCCCTGGGTCACACAGATTGGTCACAAAACTACACTGTCCCTCCTTCCTCTCAAAACATATACTTCTCCCAGCAGGGCTATCCTGAAGTCGGGAACCACACACCAGCCCAGAGTCAAG ggAGCAATTTTGTAAGAGGAAATATGGTCAGCCATGGTATTAGACAGTGCCAAGTTCCAAACCAACCTAGAATGCCCTATCCATCATGCAATTCATCACAGCGAAGACCGCCACGGCAGTACAGAAGAAACATGTCATCTCAACAGCAGACACAGTCAGCAATCACACCACAAGGTCAGCCAAGGTTCAGACCTATagaaaacatgcaaaatatggTGAATTCTGTGCCATTTTCATCGATGCCCAAACACTTAAGATCCATGACTTGGCAATTCTTCCAGGAGAAGTCTTCTGCCATTGTGAAAAACATTCCATCTGGAGCTAAGTTTGGGTACTATGTCCACTGTTGGCAGTTGTACGATCACTATCTTAAAAGCTTTGCTGTAATACATCCCTCTGGCTGTCCAGCATCCTTTCAGGATTTTGCAGAGACATACTTGAATCGCTTGGAAGAAGTtggaacttttaaaaattacccTTCTCCGAGTACTTCTGCATCCCCTGCTAAAGATGAAGAGCCTTCAGATAAGTCCATTCTTGGACAGTGGTACAGGCTTCCTGATGAAAAACAGGAACAAGTAACTACTTTACGATTAGTCAGTCAAACAGAATCCACCACGAGTAATGTGGTAACTGACAGTGTCAGTCAAACAAATGACAACACTGTCACACCAAAGCATTGTGAGCCGAGCATACATGGTACTAGTCCAACTGACACTGCTGTTAATTTACGAGATACAGATATAGCTATTAGTCCAGCTAATGCTGCTGTAAATTTGGCAGATACATATTCTGATATTAGCCCAGCTAGCAATTCTCCTAACTCTGGTGTTAATTTGGCTAAGACATATACTGCTATTAGTCCACCTGAATCTCCTGTCAATTTAGCTAACCATGTGGATATTGGTAGTCAAGCAGAATACCTCACCACAAATACAAATAAAGACTTGGCTTCTATTAAAGTGGAAGCGAATGAAAGCTGGGAAAATGATCAAAACCAGAGCCCAGAAAGAGAAAGTGAAGATTCAGTGGGTTTGAATTCTGATGAATCAGATGAGGCAGTTACTGGTAAAAAGGGGAACAAAAAATTGACAGTGAAGTTACCCTTTCATCCACCTTTGCATGCAAAGCAAAAAAAGAAGAGTGCTTCTGTTGACCAGAAACTGAAATTATCAGataaaagtttgaagacactTTCAGATGTCCTGCATAAAGTGTTAATGGAGAACAAGAATATTGCTGAAAGTAATTCTATGGCTGCTTCAATCTTGGAAATAGAACCAACAGGAAAGCCCTCAGAGATGGAACCTGAATCATCTCAAGACAATGCAAGTCAAACAGTGAACAAAGAAAGACCTTGTTCAAAACAGTCAACAAAGACACCTGAATCAGAACGAATTGTTGATTTGGTGGGAGGCCCTGAAAATGGGGTTGGCAATGAATTGGAACAGAGTCACAACAAAAATGCGGAAACAAATGAAGAGACAATAAATGTTAACAAACGTAAGCGTTTCCCAACGGAAGTGGATTCAGAGAGGAAGGCTGATCAGCCATCTAAAAAGTTAAGAAAGGAGTCTGATAAAGAAGTCATTGATTTGCCTCAACAGTCAGATTATCCTGTCATCTTCAAGCAACCATCTGCTGCCTGTCAGGCAGTTGAAGATCAAAATGTTTCTATTAGGACACCTATTGAATCTTCCATGGATGGAAGTGAAAGTTCTCCAAATAGTGAAAGCATTATCAACAGTGGAAAGATGACTGATAAAAGAAGTGAAGAACAACAGACTTGTGATATGAACTCTGGAACTGAAAATCCATCACCGAAAGCTTCCAGTGTGTACCTTGAAACTCGCTCACTTTTTCCGATTCGATTCCATGGAGAAAAAGTCTTGTGTATTAATTGTGAGAATGGACAGTACTTGTTaatgaaagaaatattgaaCAAAAACTTTATGTCACTCGCAGAGAATTACTCTGGGAAAAGCAAAAAGTCTGTTCGTTCCAAGTACTTTACCACTGTGTTTCTTGCAAAAGAACGTGATTTGAAAATTCTCTACAAGGAGTTGCCAGAAATATTGAAGCCCAAAGTCAGAGAGTACATGAACAGGTCAGAAAATCCATTCAAAGTAGGACAGGGAAAACATGTCGGAATCATTCATATCAGTGATGCCCATAGACTCTATCAGTATTTCTTTGGTTTGAAGAATTGTGGTGATAAATGCATACAGACTCTCCAAAGCAATGAAGAAAACATCTCATCACAAGAAAACTTAGACAAAAGCTCTTCAGAGGGTGAAACATTTGAGAATTTAGCAGAAAACGTTTATAGTGACTTAGCTAAACCGAAGAGTAGTGTTTCAATGGGATACGAAAGTGATGCTACTATACCATACATGGAGGAGAGTGATGTAACTTCAAGTTACGATGATGTTGATGATGTTATCATATTGGATAATTTCAGTTCCACTGATACAGCAGATGAATTTTCTGCATGTGAGGAGATAAAGACAGAGCAAATAGATGCTGTGGAAAATTGTCAGGATAATGTAGTGTCTGAATCAAACCAGGAGGTAGTGCAAGttgaaaaattgaaagaaaatgttcaaagtgATAAGGTGGAAGATATGAATAAAGCTAGGGCTTATGGTGTTAATTCTGATGATTTCATTCCTCAAAAAACAAATATGGGGAAAGTGGATTCTGATGCTGAAACTGGAAAAGATATAGAAGATGATGAAGCTGAAACTAGTATGGATATTGTTGATGATGAGGCTGCACCTCAGATAAACCTTGTGGATGATGAAGCTGTGGATAGAATAGAGATATCGGATGATGATGCTGAAACTGGAAAAGACAGCGTGGATGATGAAGCTGGGTTAGAAGCCAATGAATGTCAGATGCCACTGAAGGGAGGAATAGCTCCTTTGTTTGGTGAACATTTCAGATTTCTTGTGATCGATGGAATCAAATTTTACCCACTTGCTGACCTGTGTAAAACATTTGATGTTCAGGATCTTATTGAATGTATGCAGTTGAAGAAAGACAACAAATACAAAGCACTAAAATGCGACTGGATGGACGCCAGTTTTCTGAATAGATTGGAACCGTCGTTTCCAGAAATGATAGAGAACTCAACTCTACTTGAagaaaaaattttgtttgatgttgCCCAAAAGAAAGGAATTGATGTTATTTATAACCTATCTGAAGATGTTCACAAGCAAGAAGAATGTTCCCAGCCAGTTGACATGTGTACTCCACTCGGTTCAAAGCTGGATGATGAAAATATGTTGGTGACTTCTGAAATTATTCCGTCATCTCCAATTAAAGAGAAGAAAGATATGCAAGATCAAAGCAACAGCATGGAAGAGAACTTGATTGGAAAGATACCTATCATCGATGGAAGGGAAACAGAGAGGTTCTTTGTTGATGAGGAGGAGAATGAGAGGGATTCTGCAGAGTGTCAAGTTTTAGAAGAACCTCATACCCCAGCTCACCATACACCGACCTCTATGGAGAACACTGATGTACATCCACCCGACCCGGTTTCTAGCAACATTCTAACTCCAGTGTCGTCGGAGAAGAGGCAGATACAGAGAAATTTGTCCCAGGATTTTACTGCAGTTGAAGTTCagcaaaaaa aagaagataGTAGTCTGCCGGATTTGGATGGCTTCAGCGTGTTCCTGAACTCCCTGGAAACCAACAATAACAACCAAAATGCTAGTGATGCCATGGTGGAACCACGCCTCCTTCAGGAGGTCAAGGCCACTCTCTCCAGCTTACCACTGACTGCAGACTCGGAACAAATTGACCAAACCCTTCAAAGGTTCTTCa AATCCTGCCAAGAAACATGTGCTGGGTCTCATGAGATTGTCACCAAAGCATTTGTTTCTGTGTTAAAACAGAACCTGATTTTGCAAA ATGAACTCAATGCTTTGCGCTCGAGTATCTCAGAGCTAAAGGGGGACAAGGAGAAATTGGATGCCGCTACACAAAGATGTAGAG atattacaaaacaaatggAAGACATTGAAGAAGTGTTACTGATGGAAGGAAAGTGA